One stretch of Calonectris borealis chromosome 5, bCalBor7.hap1.2, whole genome shotgun sequence DNA includes these proteins:
- the FRMD6 gene encoding FERM domain-containing protein 6 has translation MNKLTFHNNRVMQDRRSVCIFLPNDDSLNIIINVKILCHELLVQVCDLLRLKDCHLFGLSVIQNNEHVYMDLAQKLYKYCPKEWKKEASKGIDQFGPPMIIHFRVQYYVENGRLISDRTARYYYYWHLRKQVLHSQCVLREEAYFLLTAFALQADLGDFKRNKHYGKYFEPEAYFPAWVVAKRGKDYILKHVPNMHKDQFALTASEAHLKYIKEAVRLDDVAVHYYRLYKDKREVEASLTLGLTTRGIQIFQNLDEEKQLLYDFPWTNVGKLVFVGKKFEILPDGLPSARKLIYYTGCPLRSRHLLQLLSSSHRLYMNLQPVLRQVRKLEENEEKKQYRESYISDTLDLDMEQLEKRSRASGSSAGSIRHKRLSRHSTASHSSSHTSGIETDPKPREMGPEDGFSGAGTHRKLKTCSSMTSHGSSHTSGVESGGKDRLEEDSQDDEIEMLVDDPRELEQAGEMEVSPDMCVYITEDMLLSRKFNGHSGLIVKEISSSTSSSSETVVKLRGQSTDSLPQTTCRKPKTSTDRHSLSLDDIRLYQKDFLQLANLCQDTAQSYTFGCAHGLEEEGLYCNGCLAQQCINIQETFPVKRTSKYFSLDLTHDEVPEFVV, from the exons ATGAACAAACTGACCTTCCACAACAACAGAGTCATGCAGGACCGCCGCAGCGTTTGCATCTTCCTCCCCAACGACGACTCCCTCAACATCATCATCAAC gtgaaGATTTTGTGCCACGAGTTACTGGTGCAGGTGTGTGACCTCCTGAGGCTGAAGGATTGTCACCTCTTCGGGCTCAGCGTCATCCAGA ACAATGAGCACGTGTACATGGACCTGGCCCAGAAACTCTACAAGTACTGCCCCAAGGAGTGGAAGAAGGAGGCCAGCAAG GGGATCGACCAGTTTGGCCCCCCCATGATCATTCACTTCCGAGTGCAGTACTACGTGGAGAACGGCCGGCTGATCAG CGACCGGACGGCACGCTACTACTACTACTGGCACCTGCGGAAGCAAGTGCTGCACTCCCAGTGCGTGCTGCGCGAGGAGGCTTATTTCCTCCTCACCGCCTTCGCCCTCCAAGCCGACCTGGGCGACTTCAAGCGCAACAAGCACTACGGGAAGTACTTCGAGCCCGAAGCCTATTTCCCCGCTTGG GTGGTTGCGAAGAGGGGCAAGGACTACATCCTGAAGCACGTCCCAAACATGCACAAAGATCAGTTTGCCCTGACGGCCTCGGAAGCCCATCTCAAATACATCAAGGAGGCCGTCCGGCTGGACGACGTGGCTGTGCACTACTACAGGTTGTACAAG gaCAAAAGGGAGGTGGAGGCCTCCCTGACGCTGGGACTGACCACGCGGGGCATCCAGATCTTCCAG aatttggatgaagaaaagcagctgctttaCGACTTCCCCTGGACAAACGTGGGGAAACTGGTGTTCGTG GGCAAGAAGTTTGAGATCCTGCCGGACGGGCTGCCCTCGGCCAGGAAACTCATCTACTACACGGGCTGCCCGCTGCGCTCCCgccacctcctgcagctgctcagcagcagccaccggCTCTACATGAACCTGCAGCCCGTCCTGCGCCAGGTCCGCAAGCTGGAGGAGAACGAGG AGAAGAAGCAGTACCGCGAGTCGTACATCAGCGACACCCTCGACCTGGACATGGAGCAGCTGGAGAAGCGCTCGCGGGCCAGCGGCAGCAGCGCCGGCAGCATCCGGCACAAGCGCCTCTCCCGGCACTCCACCGCCAGCCACAGCAGCTCCCACACCTCGGGCATCGAGACCGACCCCAAACCCAGGGAGATGGGGCCCGAGGACGGCTTCTCGGGCGCTGGCACCCACCGCAAGCTGAAGACCTGCAGCTCCATGACCAGCCACGGCAGCTCCCACACCTCCGGGGTGGAGAGTGGTGGGAAGGACCGGCTGGAGGAAGACTCCCAGGATGATG AAATCGAGATGCTGGTGGATGACCCCCgggagctggagcaggctggTGAGATGGAGGTGAGCCCCGACATGTGCGTCTACATCACGGAGGACATGCTGCTGTCGCGCAAGTTCAACGGGCACTCGG GGCTAATCGTGAAAGAGATCAGCTCCTCCACCTCCAGCTCCTCAGAGACGGTGGTGAAGCTGCGGGGGCAGAGCACCGACTCCTTACCCCAG ACGACGTGCAGGAAACCGAAGACGTCAACGGACCGGCACAGCCTGAGCTTGGATGACATTCGGCTTTACCAGAAGGACTTCTTGCAGCTGGCCAACCTCTGCCAGGATACGGCCCAGAGCTACACCTTCGGCTGCGCCCAcgggctggaggaggaagggctctACTGCAACGGCTGCTTGGCCCAGCAGTGCATCAACATCCAGGAGACCTTCCCCGTCAAAAGAACCAGCAAATATTTCTCCTTGGATCTCACCCACGACGAAGTCCCCGAGTTCGTCGTCTGA